The Terriglobus tenax genome contains a region encoding:
- a CDS encoding putative quinol monooxygenase has translation MSQSTATFVVIAEFQVPAAAREEFLALCGYDSERSVADEPGCHQFDVVTIDDAPEVVTLYEVYDDRAAFDYHLTTPHFQKFSEGLEKYGVTTTQVRFFTRQFPK, from the coding sequence ATGTCGCAAAGCACCGCCACGTTCGTCGTCATCGCCGAGTTCCAGGTTCCCGCCGCCGCCCGTGAGGAGTTCCTCGCGCTCTGTGGCTATGACAGCGAACGCAGCGTCGCCGACGAGCCGGGCTGCCACCAGTTCGACGTCGTCACCATAGACGACGCACCCGAGGTCGTGACCCTGTACGAGGTCTACGACGACCGCGCCGCCTTCGACTACCACCTGACCACACCCCACTTCCAGAAGTTCTCCGAAGGTCTGGAGAAGTATGGCGTCACCACAACACAGGTACGCTTCTTCACGCGCCAGTTTCCGAAGTAA
- a CDS encoding glutaminase family protein produces MALKTLAAALAASLALTPAIFAQNERNPATPLIAFDPYFSVWSMADTLTEQNTKHWTGTEMPMRGYLRVDGVPYRWMGRSPGAVTAADQTGLHVTPLQTEYTFAAAGVRLQAEFLSPSIPTDLELMARPVTYLTWHVAATDGKPHTVELYLGVDARIAVDTGDQQVAWKRSRVGGMEVLSVGSTEQRALARAGDNLRADWGYFHLIVPPEQQASTSTGVDSAAEFLKSGSIPQDDDLDQPRAANRAPQLAVAMKLQVNGSTPVERHVGLAFTQPLVIEYLNRSLKPYWARNGKTVQVMLTESMKDYAAVVSKSDAFDKQLAAKLEKDGGPVYARLATLAFRQALAANGLAADLDGAPLQFPKENFSNGCIATVDVLYPSSPFFLYFNPALLEAQLKPVMEYSALPRWKFPFAPHDLGTYPLANGQVYGGGEQTEENQMPVEESGNMLLMIAAMGRAQGDWHFAKQYWPLLVKWAAYLKDKGLDPENQLSTDDFAGHLAHNANLSIKAIDALGAFAEMAKGVGDEKLAKEYTTASKEMAKKWIDLAKEGDHYKLAFDAANTWSQKYNLVWDDLLDLKLFPASVKNTELAYYKTKLNQYGLPLDSRKDYTKLDWELWTATLADDEATFRMLVDPLGKWLDETPTRVPLTDWYDTKTGKQESFQARSVVGGLFIKSLRQQGLRRK; encoded by the coding sequence ATGGCTTTGAAGACCCTCGCGGCGGCGCTTGCCGCTTCCCTCGCCCTGACGCCTGCTATCTTTGCCCAGAACGAACGCAACCCGGCTACGCCGCTGATTGCCTTTGACCCGTACTTCAGTGTGTGGTCGATGGCGGATACGCTGACCGAGCAGAACACGAAACACTGGACCGGCACGGAGATGCCTATGCGCGGCTACCTGCGTGTGGACGGAGTCCCGTATCGCTGGATGGGCCGCAGCCCAGGCGCCGTGACGGCGGCGGACCAGACTGGCCTGCATGTCACTCCCTTGCAGACCGAGTACACCTTTGCGGCGGCGGGGGTACGTTTGCAGGCGGAGTTCCTGTCGCCCAGCATTCCTACGGACCTTGAGTTGATGGCGCGGCCGGTCACGTATCTGACATGGCATGTGGCTGCGACCGATGGAAAGCCGCATACGGTGGAGCTTTACCTTGGTGTGGATGCACGTATTGCGGTGGATACCGGCGACCAGCAGGTGGCCTGGAAGCGCAGCCGTGTGGGTGGCATGGAGGTGCTGAGCGTTGGCTCTACCGAGCAGCGTGCGCTGGCCAGGGCGGGCGATAATCTGCGCGCCGACTGGGGCTATTTCCACCTGATTGTGCCGCCGGAGCAGCAGGCTTCCACCTCGACCGGGGTTGACAGTGCGGCGGAGTTTCTGAAGAGCGGGAGCATTCCGCAGGACGATGACCTGGACCAGCCGCGCGCGGCCAATCGCGCACCGCAACTGGCGGTTGCCATGAAGCTGCAGGTGAACGGATCGACGCCGGTGGAGCGGCACGTGGGGCTGGCCTTTACGCAGCCGCTGGTGATCGAGTATCTGAACCGCAGCCTGAAGCCTTACTGGGCGCGCAATGGCAAAACGGTGCAGGTCATGCTGACCGAGTCAATGAAGGACTACGCCGCCGTGGTGTCGAAGTCAGATGCCTTCGACAAGCAGCTTGCGGCGAAGCTGGAGAAAGATGGAGGTCCGGTCTACGCGCGGCTGGCCACACTGGCCTTCCGGCAGGCGCTGGCAGCGAATGGGCTGGCGGCGGACCTGGATGGCGCGCCGTTGCAGTTTCCGAAGGAGAACTTCTCCAACGGCTGCATTGCCACGGTCGATGTGCTCTATCCGTCGTCGCCGTTCTTCCTTTACTTCAACCCTGCTTTGCTGGAGGCGCAGTTGAAGCCGGTGATGGAATACTCTGCTCTGCCGCGCTGGAAGTTTCCGTTCGCTCCGCACGACCTGGGGACCTATCCGCTGGCCAATGGGCAGGTGTATGGCGGCGGCGAGCAGACGGAAGAGAACCAGATGCCCGTAGAGGAGAGCGGCAACATGCTGTTGATGATTGCCGCCATGGGCCGCGCGCAAGGGGACTGGCACTTTGCCAAGCAGTACTGGCCGCTGCTGGTGAAGTGGGCGGCATATCTGAAGGACAAGGGGTTGGACCCGGAAAACCAGCTCTCGACCGACGATTTCGCCGGTCATCTGGCGCATAACGCGAACCTCTCCATCAAGGCGATTGATGCGCTGGGCGCCTTTGCCGAGATGGCGAAAGGCGTAGGCGACGAGAAGCTGGCGAAGGAGTACACGACAGCTTCGAAGGAGATGGCGAAGAAGTGGATCGACCTTGCCAAAGAAGGCGACCACTACAAGCTGGCCTTCGACGCCGCTAACACCTGGAGCCAGAAGTACAACCTGGTGTGGGACGATCTGCTGGATCTGAAGCTGTTTCCGGCATCGGTCAAGAACACCGAACTGGCGTACTACAAGACGAAGCTGAACCAGTACGGCCTGCCGCTGGATAGCCGGAAGGACTACACCAAACTGGACTGGGAGCTGTGGACGGCCACACTGGCCGACGATGAGGCGACCTTCCGCATGCTGGTCGACCCGCTGGGCAAGTGGCTGGATGAAACCCCGACGCGTGTTCCGCTGACGGACTGGTATGACACGAAGACCGGCAAGCAGGAGAGCTTCCAGGCGCGCTCCGTTGTGGGCGGGCTCTTCATCAAGTCACTGCGGCAGCAGGGGCTACGCCGGAAGTAA
- the rplU gene encoding 50S ribosomal protein L21: MYAVIRTGGKQYRVAPGETVKIEKIATDGAVEFSDVLAVSPEEGKFEKLEGAKVLAEVVSEGRGEKILVFHYKRKKQYKKLQGHRQSFVEVKINEIQVNGKSFKA, translated from the coding sequence ATGTACGCAGTGATTCGCACCGGCGGTAAGCAGTACCGCGTTGCTCCCGGCGAGACCGTAAAGATCGAGAAGATTGCCACCGACGGAGCTGTTGAGTTCTCCGACGTACTCGCTGTCAGCCCGGAAGAGGGCAAGTTTGAGAAGCTGGAAGGCGCCAAGGTTCTTGCCGAGGTCGTGAGCGAAGGCCGCGGCGAGAAGATCCTGGTCTTCCACTACAAGCGCAAGAAGCAGTACAAGAAGCTGCAGGGCCACCGCCAGAGCTTCGTTGAGGTGAAGATCAACGAGATTCAGGTGAACGGCAAGAGCTTCAAGGCATAA
- a CDS encoding rhomboid family intramembrane serine protease produces MRSTSPITLNLPHFSGATRKLILIHLAAFFGFAVLGWAAPSFYGLLAGYTVLVPQSVFHGLVWKLVTFVFFPVGFLNMAFAMLSLWFLGVWMEGTFGSRRLVELYLFTAVGAGLLASAITYTHIFGLRPDLVAAGPWAALMGLMTAFASLMGDSEMYVFFVIRMKAKYAVTVFILLQVAIVIQGGDRLGALAEVCGALCGWLYFRFSPTRGLAYGASERYFGLRNGYYRWKRRRAARKFEVYMRKQNRVVKFDEEGRYIAPEDERRNPKDKSWMN; encoded by the coding sequence ATGCGCAGCACGAGCCCCATCACGCTGAACCTGCCCCATTTTTCCGGAGCAACCCGCAAGCTCATCCTCATCCACCTGGCAGCCTTCTTCGGCTTTGCCGTGTTGGGCTGGGCAGCGCCCTCGTTCTATGGACTGCTGGCCGGCTATACGGTGCTGGTGCCGCAGAGCGTCTTCCATGGCCTTGTCTGGAAGCTGGTGACCTTTGTTTTCTTCCCGGTCGGCTTCCTGAACATGGCGTTTGCCATGCTGTCGCTGTGGTTCCTGGGCGTGTGGATGGAAGGCACCTTTGGCAGCCGCCGTCTGGTGGAGCTTTATCTGTTTACGGCGGTGGGTGCTGGCCTGCTTGCTTCGGCAATTACGTACACCCACATCTTCGGACTTCGCCCCGACCTGGTGGCAGCCGGTCCGTGGGCTGCCTTGATGGGCCTGATGACGGCCTTCGCCTCCCTGATGGGCGACAGCGAGATGTACGTCTTCTTCGTCATCCGGATGAAGGCGAAGTATGCGGTTACGGTCTTCATCCTGCTGCAGGTGGCGATTGTGATCCAGGGTGGCGACCGGCTTGGCGCGCTGGCTGAGGTGTGCGGTGCGCTGTGCGGATGGCTCTACTTCAGGTTTTCGCCCACGCGAGGACTGGCCTACGGCGCAAGCGAACGTTATTTCGGCTTGCGAAATGGCTACTACCGCTGGAAGCGCCGCCGGGCCGCGCGCAAGTTCGAGGTCTATATGCGCAAACAGAACCGCGTTGTGAAGTTCGACGAAGAGGGCCGCTACATCGCTCCTGAGGACGAACGCCGCAACCCCAAAGACAAAAGCTGGATGAACTAA
- a CDS encoding carboxypeptidase-like regulatory domain-containing protein, which yields MKAEIAASRIFRPAGVFILSTMRCTGLLRLVFAVGLTAAVALPVTAPMAAVAQQKQRTVEGKVINGSDASLKGAVVYLKDTRTQSVKSFITSEDGAYRFGQLSQNTDYELWAVHDGKKSGTKTVSSFDSKNAFQINLKVND from the coding sequence ATGAAGGCTGAGATTGCCGCCAGCCGCATCTTTCGGCCAGCGGGCGTGTTTATACTCAGTACTATGCGTTGCACTGGTCTACTTCGCCTTGTATTTGCCGTCGGCCTCACCGCCGCAGTGGCGCTTCCTGTTACCGCACCGATGGCTGCCGTAGCACAGCAGAAGCAGCGTACGGTCGAAGGTAAGGTCATCAACGGTTCGGACGCTTCCCTCAAAGGAGCCGTCGTCTATCTGAAGGACACTCGCACGCAGTCGGTGAAGAGCTTTATCACCAGCGAGGACGGAGCCTACCGCTTCGGTCAGCTCTCGCAAAACACCGACTACGAACTCTGGGCCGTCCATGACGGCAAGAAGAGCGGCACCAAGACCGTCAGCTCTTTCGACAGCAAGAACGCCTTCCAGATCAACCTGAAGGTCAACGACTAA
- a CDS encoding Ig-like domain repeat protein: MKSVPLRFFRALSACVLFLSCVVVSAQVQPKPIPNPDRVRSTEELRAPVPLRGHRVSFQRAENDTGPLDAGTPLHLTITLRRSAEMQAAFDQLTADQQDPASPRFHQWLTPQQIGEQFGTTQNDLNAVVSWASKAGLVVDDVSPSRMFVQVSASAGVAANAFHVQLHTFRVMTGTQVRSMYAPVEDPLIPASLEPVVASVYGLSSPQEIPTQQPITNVTVPDATQPLLNANNGLHATSPGDFAIIYNLNPLYNAGYRGAGQRIAIIGWSRISGTDLYNYGSLTGLSLSSPNVIVPAGSVDPGISSDTGSYFEATLDVQRVLGTAPQAAVDLVLNSRSEGILPAIQWAINRVNDPILSISFGGCEVSATQVNTYGALFQQAASQGISVFVSSGDSGVAGCSDHTRPPTASQGAGINALCASSYVTCVGGTQFSDTANPSAYWASGSGFVSALGYIPEGAWNEPLNSSTGATQFAATGGGPSAYVAKPSYQAGRGVPADNQRDTPDISFLSSAHDGYFTCFSNCVLSNGGYSFSLAAGTSASAPSAAGIAALLNQAIKSSQGNLNPTLYRLATTTPTVFHDATVSSSGVSNCSVSTPSTCNNSTPGPAGLAGGQQGFLLTDGYDLATGLGSLNVSAFLNAITGTRQATTTVLSGTSGTVYGSQALIYTVQVSAASGTPTGTATLQVDGSDVSQPVRLDSSASATVSTPNSAATGAHLVTARYSGDGDYSASTSQAVSITVANAGTTVAKPVLTVTPLQPVAGNSVTLSVALPGSSGKTPTGTVAFLSNSAVVGVATLTNGTAQLNLGVLPPGSYMFNANYSGDQTFANVYSDAVYITIAKAVTTTSLTMTPTSITTADSGVLRGTVFVAGLPPSVAVSGNVVIQDGRSTFTTLPISKAAGPLSAAVGFIVTSPLSAGTHNFSATYSGETSSASSVSTAVPVTVSGFNVSASVSTLALSAGAISGNTFNVGVTSGGGFSGAVALSCTVAYTGSGTAFNAPTCSLNNQSLTLSPSVTTGNTLITVQTTAPRAAALSVPVAASAGISIAGLLMLVLPGTRKHRIRLLCFAVLAAGFSGLAGCGGGGSTSSPGGGSNPNGGTTAGSYTLTVTATGTSGATQLTSTSTVALTIR; encoded by the coding sequence ATGAAATCTGTCCCCCTTCGTTTCTTTCGCGCCCTGTCGGCGTGCGTTCTTTTTCTGTCTTGTGTTGTGGTTTCGGCCCAGGTCCAGCCGAAACCGATCCCGAACCCAGACAGGGTTCGTTCCACAGAGGAGCTTCGGGCTCCGGTCCCGCTTCGCGGACACCGCGTCAGCTTCCAGCGGGCGGAGAACGACACGGGGCCCCTGGATGCCGGTACACCGTTGCATCTGACGATTACCCTGCGCCGCTCGGCGGAGATGCAGGCTGCATTCGATCAACTGACAGCCGATCAGCAGGACCCGGCCTCACCGCGCTTCCATCAATGGCTTACGCCGCAGCAGATTGGCGAGCAGTTTGGGACGACCCAGAATGATCTGAATGCGGTTGTCTCCTGGGCGTCGAAGGCAGGGCTGGTGGTTGACGATGTCTCGCCCAGCCGGATGTTCGTCCAAGTGTCCGCTTCGGCAGGCGTGGCCGCAAATGCCTTCCATGTGCAGTTGCATACCTTCCGGGTGATGACGGGGACGCAGGTGCGGTCGATGTATGCGCCCGTGGAGGATCCCCTGATTCCTGCCTCCCTGGAGCCGGTGGTCGCTTCGGTTTACGGGTTGAGCAGCCCACAGGAAATCCCAACCCAGCAGCCCATCACGAATGTGACGGTTCCGGATGCGACACAGCCGTTGCTGAATGCCAACAACGGGCTCCATGCCACGAGCCCGGGCGATTTTGCCATCATTTACAACCTCAACCCGCTTTATAACGCGGGGTATCGCGGAGCCGGGCAACGGATCGCCATTATTGGCTGGTCGCGCATCAGTGGGACCGATCTGTACAACTACGGGTCTCTTACAGGGCTCAGCCTGAGTTCCCCGAATGTGATCGTGCCGGCCGGGTCCGTTGATCCAGGCATCAGTTCGGATACGGGTTCTTATTTTGAGGCGACGCTGGATGTGCAGCGCGTCCTGGGAACGGCTCCTCAGGCGGCGGTCGACCTGGTGCTTAATTCCCGGAGTGAGGGGATTCTGCCGGCGATTCAATGGGCCATCAACCGCGTCAACGACCCGATTCTTTCCATCAGCTTTGGTGGTTGCGAGGTATCGGCAACGCAGGTAAACACCTATGGCGCACTGTTCCAGCAGGCTGCGTCACAAGGGATCTCGGTCTTTGTCTCGTCCGGAGACAGCGGTGTCGCCGGTTGTTCTGACCACACCAGGCCACCGACGGCGAGCCAGGGCGCGGGAATCAACGCTCTCTGCGCCAGCAGCTATGTCACGTGTGTCGGCGGAACACAGTTCTCGGATACGGCAAATCCTTCGGCGTACTGGGCATCCGGATCAGGCTTTGTGTCGGCGCTCGGCTATATTCCCGAGGGTGCGTGGAACGAGCCACTGAACTCCTCCACCGGAGCCACGCAGTTTGCCGCGACCGGAGGCGGTCCCAGCGCGTATGTTGCGAAGCCCTCGTACCAGGCGGGCCGGGGTGTGCCTGCGGACAACCAGAGAGATACGCCTGACATCAGCTTCCTTTCGTCCGCACATGATGGCTACTTCACCTGTTTTTCCAATTGTGTCCTCAGCAATGGCGGCTACTCGTTTTCCCTTGCCGCCGGGACCTCGGCTTCCGCACCGTCGGCAGCGGGTATTGCGGCGCTGCTCAATCAGGCCATCAAGAGTTCCCAGGGGAACCTGAACCCCACGCTCTATCGTCTTGCGACAACCACGCCGACTGTTTTTCACGACGCGACCGTCAGCTCAAGCGGAGTTTCGAACTGCTCCGTCTCCACCCCCAGCACCTGCAACAACTCCACCCCCGGCCCCGCGGGGCTTGCGGGTGGACAGCAGGGCTTCCTGCTGACGGATGGATACGATCTCGCGACCGGTCTGGGCTCTCTCAATGTCTCCGCGTTTCTGAATGCGATTACGGGGACCCGCCAGGCGACGACTACGGTTCTGAGCGGAACCAGTGGAACCGTGTACGGTTCTCAGGCGCTCATCTATACCGTGCAGGTCAGCGCTGCCAGCGGAACGCCGACAGGGACTGCGACGCTCCAGGTGGACGGCAGCGATGTGTCGCAGCCAGTAAGGCTTGATAGCAGTGCCAGTGCCACGGTCAGTACCCCGAACTCGGCTGCCACCGGAGCGCATCTTGTGACCGCGCGGTATTCCGGGGATGGTGATTATTCGGCCTCTACCTCGCAGGCGGTTTCCATTACGGTGGCGAATGCGGGAACAACCGTGGCTAAGCCCGTGCTGACGGTGACTCCGCTTCAGCCTGTTGCTGGCAATAGCGTCACGTTGTCTGTTGCCCTGCCGGGAAGCAGCGGCAAAACGCCTACCGGCACGGTGGCATTCCTGAGCAATTCGGCGGTGGTTGGCGTGGCAACGCTGACCAATGGCACCGCGCAATTGAATCTGGGAGTGCTTCCCCCTGGCTCCTATATGTTCAACGCGAACTATTCCGGCGATCAGACCTTTGCCAACGTATATTCAGATGCCGTCTACATCACCATTGCAAAGGCGGTCACGACGACTTCGCTGACCATGACCCCGACGTCGATTACGACGGCGGATAGCGGTGTGCTGCGGGGGACGGTCTTTGTGGCTGGACTTCCGCCAAGTGTGGCCGTCAGCGGGAACGTGGTTATCCAGGATGGCCGCTCCACCTTTACGACGCTGCCCATCAGCAAAGCGGCCGGGCCCTTGAGCGCGGCAGTCGGGTTTATCGTCACCAGTCCGCTCTCTGCCGGCACGCATAACTTCTCCGCTACCTATTCCGGGGAGACGAGTTCGGCCTCGTCCGTATCCACCGCGGTGCCGGTCACTGTGTCGGGTTTCAATGTATCTGCTTCGGTTTCTACGCTTGCGCTCTCTGCCGGTGCAATTTCCGGGAATACCTTCAACGTGGGAGTAACCTCGGGCGGAGGCTTCAGCGGAGCGGTGGCACTGTCCTGCACCGTGGCCTACACAGGCAGCGGAACGGCTTTCAATGCGCCAACCTGCAGTTTGAACAACCAGAGCCTGACCCTTTCCCCCTCAGTCACTACGGGGAACACTCTGATCACCGTGCAGACAACGGCGCCCAGGGCGGCTGCACTGAGCGTTCCGGTCGCTGCATCGGCAGGTATCTCTATTGCTGGCCTGTTGATGCTTGTTCTTCCCGGGACACGGAAGCATCGCATCCGCCTGCTGTGTTTTGCCGTTCTTGCGGCGGGCTTCAGCGGACTTGCCGGTTGCGGAGGCGGTGGGAGTACAAGCTCTCCGGGAGGCGGAAGCAACCCGAATGGAGGGACGACTGCCGGTTCGTACACCTTAACGGTGACCGCCACGGGCACAAGTGGTGCGACACAGCTCACTTCCACCTCTACGGTCGCCCTGACCATTCGGTAG
- the rpmA gene encoding 50S ribosomal protein L27, whose product MAHKKGGGSSSNGRDSNAQRLGVKRFGGEMVTGGSILVRQRGTPLKAGLNVGRGSDDTLFAKIDGRVKFTDRGRLGRFVSIEAVSA is encoded by the coding sequence ATGGCACATAAAAAAGGTGGCGGTAGTTCTTCTAACGGACGCGACTCGAACGCACAGCGTCTCGGCGTCAAGCGCTTTGGCGGCGAAATGGTAACCGGTGGCAGCATTCTGGTGCGCCAGCGCGGTACACCGCTGAAGGCCGGCCTGAACGTCGGCCGTGGCTCGGACGACACCCTGTTTGCCAAGATCGACGGCCGTGTGAAGTTCACCGACCGTGGCCGTCTGGGACGTTTCGTCTCCATCGAGGCTGTCTCGGCGTAA
- a CDS encoding aldo/keto reductase: protein MEKRQLGRSGLMVSPICLGGNVFGWTADEARSFEILDALVERGFNFVDTADVYSRWVPGHTGGESETIIGNWFARSGKRDKVILATKVGMEVAEGKGLKKARILEAVDKSLRRLQTDYIDLYQAHTDDVDTPLEETLGAFASLVQAGKVRAIGASNYTGKRLAVALDIAKQNGFPRYESIQPHYNLVVRKDYEEDIEPVVDKHEIGVIPYFSLAAGFLTGKYKTKEDAEGMARSGYVTKYFDERGERILKALAEVSESTGAKQATVALAWLLSRRTVTAPIVSATKLDQLRDVLAAAELKLHQDDKVKLCKASAL, encoded by the coding sequence ATGGAGAAGAGGCAGCTTGGCCGCTCCGGTCTGATGGTTTCGCCCATTTGCCTGGGCGGCAATGTGTTTGGTTGGACCGCGGATGAAGCACGGTCTTTCGAGATTCTGGACGCCCTTGTAGAGCGCGGCTTCAACTTTGTGGATACGGCGGATGTGTATTCGCGCTGGGTGCCGGGCCACACGGGCGGTGAGAGCGAAACGATTATTGGCAACTGGTTTGCGCGAAGCGGAAAGCGCGACAAGGTGATTCTGGCCACCAAGGTCGGTATGGAAGTGGCCGAGGGCAAAGGGCTGAAGAAAGCGCGCATTCTGGAAGCGGTTGATAAATCGCTACGGCGCCTGCAGACGGACTATATCGACCTGTACCAGGCTCACACGGACGATGTGGATACTCCACTGGAAGAGACGCTGGGCGCGTTTGCATCGCTGGTGCAGGCGGGCAAGGTGCGTGCGATCGGTGCGTCCAACTACACCGGCAAGCGCCTTGCGGTTGCGCTCGATATCGCCAAGCAGAACGGCTTCCCGCGCTATGAATCCATCCAGCCGCACTACAACCTGGTGGTCCGCAAGGACTACGAAGAGGACATTGAGCCGGTTGTAGATAAGCACGAGATCGGCGTGATTCCTTACTTCTCTCTGGCTGCCGGATTTTTGACCGGGAAGTACAAGACGAAGGAAGATGCCGAAGGCATGGCGCGGTCCGGCTATGTGACCAAGTATTTTGACGAGCGCGGCGAGCGCATTCTGAAGGCCCTGGCTGAGGTGTCAGAAAGCACGGGAGCGAAGCAGGCGACGGTTGCGCTGGCATGGCTGCTGAGCCGCCGTACGGTGACCGCGCCGATTGTAAGCGCTACCAAACTGGATCAGTTGCGGGATGTGCTGGCAGCTGCTGAATTGAAGTTGCACCAGGATGACAAAGTGAAGCTCTGCAAGGCGAGCGCGCTCTAG